One region of Streptococcus salivarius genomic DNA includes:
- a CDS encoding purine-nucleoside phosphorylase, translating to MSLLEKIRVTQAFLESKGIEKPEFGLILGSGLGELAEEVEDAIVIDYADIPNWGQSTVVGHAGKLVYGTLSGRKVLALQGRFHFYEGNPLEVVTFPVRVMKALGCEGVVVTNAAGGIGYGPGTLMAITDHINMTGQNPLIGENLDDFGPRFPDMSKAYTPEYRETAHKVADKLGIKLDDGVYIGVTGPTYETPAEIRAFKTLGADAVGMSTVPEVIVAAHSGLKVLGISAITNFAAGFQSELNHEEVVAVTEQIKENFKGLVKAILAEL from the coding sequence ATGTCGCTACTTGAAAAAATTAGAGTTACTCAAGCATTTTTGGAAAGCAAAGGAATTGAAAAACCTGAGTTTGGTTTAATTTTAGGTTCTGGACTTGGTGAGTTGGCTGAAGAAGTTGAAGACGCAATTGTCATTGACTATGCGGATATTCCAAACTGGGGACAATCAACGGTTGTCGGTCATGCTGGAAAACTTGTTTACGGAACTTTGTCTGGACGTAAGGTTTTGGCTCTACAAGGACGTTTCCATTTCTATGAAGGAAATCCGCTAGAAGTGGTTACTTTCCCTGTACGTGTTATGAAAGCTCTTGGATGTGAAGGAGTTGTTGTAACCAATGCAGCAGGTGGTATCGGCTATGGTCCTGGTACTTTGATGGCCATCACTGACCACATTAACATGACTGGTCAAAACCCATTGATTGGTGAAAACTTGGATGATTTTGGACCACGTTTCCCTGATATGTCTAAAGCTTACACACCTGAATACCGTGAAACCGCTCATAAAGTGGCTGATAAACTTGGTATCAAATTGGATGATGGTGTTTATATCGGTGTGACAGGTCCAACCTATGAAACACCAGCTGAAATCCGTGCATTCAAGACACTGGGTGCAGATGCTGTTGGTATGTCTACAGTTCCAGAAGTTATTGTAGCAGCTCACTCAGGATTGAAAGTTCTTGGAATTTCAGCCATTACAAACTTTGCAGCTGGCTTCCAATCAGAACTTAATCATGAAGAAGTCGTTGCTGTGACTGAACAAATTAAAGAGAACTTTAAAGGCTTGGTTAAAGCAATTTTAGCTGAACTTTAA
- a CDS encoding LemA family protein gives MSNLVNNPLFRIIRGVFIVALLTFVWLVIFSAIDSSGSDINYEPFQGASIVFAIFSYMIIAFLFQYHKAVNLKELIKSSYSAIEIKEKYVEKLIAQLRELTDKIVDHELKMSVRKNVSELLEEKKSVNNFTNDENKANHSESKRKFYGESGNSSKHEYSTKVEETKNKILEEIERDTSITADQSIKDLIAEIKESEVLVANQKLHYNEMVSQYNKTIYTLPFAFLRTTLGYSEINYL, from the coding sequence ATGTCAAATTTAGTGAATAATCCATTATTTCGTATCATTCGTGGAGTTTTTATAGTAGCTTTATTGACCTTCGTTTGGTTGGTTATATTTTCTGCAATAGATTCAAGTGGTAGTGATATAAACTATGAACCGTTTCAAGGCGCATCTATAGTATTTGCAATTTTTAGCTACATGATAATAGCATTTCTATTTCAATACCATAAAGCTGTTAACTTAAAAGAATTGATCAAATCTTCATACAGTGCAATTGAAATTAAAGAAAAATATGTGGAAAAGCTAATTGCGCAACTGCGTGAATTAACTGATAAGATTGTTGACCATGAGTTGAAAATGTCTGTTAGGAAAAATGTCTCAGAATTATTGGAAGAAAAAAAGTCTGTCAACAATTTTACTAACGATGAAAACAAAGCTAATCATTCAGAATCTAAGCGTAAGTTTTATGGTGAATCTGGAAATTCTTCTAAACACGAATACTCTACTAAAGTTGAAGAAACAAAGAATAAGATTTTAGAGGAAATAGAAAGGGATACAAGTATTACCGCTGATCAAAGTATAAAAGATCTGATTGCTGAGATTAAAGAGTCAGAAGTACTAGTTGCTAATCAAAAATTACACTATAATGAAATGGTATCGCAATATAATAAAACAATTTACACTTTGCCATTTGCGTTTTTAAGAACTACTTTAGGTTATTCAGAAATAAACTATTTATAA
- a CDS encoding chloride channel protein: MGAQGRNSLTWLPKSLRLFLAVLATGIASGMVGILCHYLIEFIQFLAFGNDNSDLLLQYHSVSACRRFFVILIAGVFASLFWYFLQRRISLLSISKTKQLVGKRSPNFLGQTLHALVQVAIVGAGASVGKEGAPRELGALCAGSLSKGLGLEISERQLMIACGAGAGLAAVYQVPFASALFVLETLGVGWKLKNIVVILFSTYLSAYCARPIVGGEAIYAVNKVSLYPNSLIQVFVLALTITPLALVFKVLAKSASKSRMTDKRILWTMPLSYVVLGGIAAFYPLIMGNGQVLAQWLFSGGGSAYLPLILVVKGLMVCLLLWAGSYGGTLTPSFTLGAGLGFLLTRCLEIFGLSLNTTLGMLLGATVFLGTTLDAPLTGIALVLGFTGQGELVAVPLILASLLSRIIKNRWKKKQ, from the coding sequence ATGGGTGCTCAAGGAAGAAATAGTTTAACTTGGCTTCCCAAGTCGCTTAGGTTATTTCTAGCTGTTTTGGCAACTGGAATAGCTTCTGGAATGGTCGGTATTCTTTGCCATTACCTTATAGAATTTATACAATTTCTTGCTTTTGGCAATGATAACTCAGACCTGTTGTTACAGTATCATTCTGTAAGTGCCTGTCGACGCTTCTTCGTTATTCTGATAGCTGGTGTTTTTGCTAGTCTCTTTTGGTATTTCCTTCAACGACGGATATCGCTTCTGTCCATTAGTAAAACGAAACAACTGGTTGGTAAAAGAAGTCCAAATTTTCTAGGTCAGACTCTACATGCTTTAGTACAGGTAGCAATCGTTGGAGCAGGTGCTTCAGTAGGTAAAGAAGGAGCTCCACGGGAACTAGGTGCCTTATGTGCGGGTAGTCTATCTAAAGGACTAGGCTTAGAAATTTCTGAAAGACAACTCATGATTGCCTGTGGTGCAGGTGCGGGCTTAGCTGCAGTTTACCAAGTTCCCTTTGCTAGTGCTTTGTTTGTTTTGGAAACTCTCGGAGTTGGATGGAAACTAAAAAATATAGTCGTCATTCTTTTCTCAACCTACCTATCGGCCTATTGCGCCCGACCAATTGTTGGTGGTGAAGCTATCTATGCAGTTAACAAGGTGAGCCTTTATCCCAATAGTTTGATACAGGTTTTCGTTTTGGCATTGACTATAACTCCGCTTGCTCTTGTATTTAAAGTCTTAGCTAAAAGTGCGAGTAAGAGTCGTATGACTGATAAACGTATTCTGTGGACCATGCCACTATCTTATGTAGTATTAGGTGGGATTGCAGCTTTCTATCCTTTAATCATGGGAAATGGTCAGGTTCTAGCACAATGGTTATTTTCAGGTGGGGGTTCAGCATACCTACCTCTTATCCTTGTCGTCAAAGGTCTTATGGTATGTTTACTTTTATGGGCAGGCTCTTATGGGGGAACCCTAACCCCTTCCTTTACCTTAGGTGCCGGATTGGGTTTCCTATTGACAAGATGTCTTGAGATTTTTGGTTTATCCCTCAATACTACTCTAGGAATGTTACTTGGTGCAACCGTATTTTTAGGAACAACTTTAGATGCTCCTCTAACTGGGATAGCCTTGGTTTTAGGTTTTACTGGTCAAGGAGAGCTGGTAGCAGTACCACTAATCTTAGCGAGTCTACTATCGAGGATAATTAAAAATAGATGGAAGAAAAAACAATGA
- a CDS encoding type 1 glutamine amidotransferase: protein MNIHFILHETFEVPGAYLKWAQDRGHNITSTKVYEEEVLPETVEGIDFLIVMGGPQSPDEDCQAFPYYDPEAEIAFMQKAIAADIYIVGVCLGAQLLSVAYGGKYEHSPEREIGVFPITLTDDGLADEHVKGFGTTLNTGHWHGDMPGLTDNAVVLATSQGCPRQIVRFSPKHYAFQAHLEFDLEAIDLLIAADGEEHLRKQNKDLPFVQTPEQLRANDYSEMNKKLYDFLDSLTQA, encoded by the coding sequence ATGAATATTCATTTTATCTTACACGAAACGTTCGAAGTTCCAGGAGCCTATTTAAAATGGGCTCAAGACCGTGGGCATAATATCACATCAACCAAGGTATATGAGGAAGAGGTTCTTCCTGAAACCGTTGAAGGTATTGATTTTCTAATTGTGATGGGTGGCCCTCAGTCACCTGATGAGGATTGTCAGGCCTTTCCTTATTATGACCCAGAGGCTGAGATTGCATTTATGCAAAAAGCAATTGCTGCTGATATCTATATTGTTGGGGTTTGCCTAGGTGCTCAACTTTTATCTGTAGCCTATGGTGGTAAGTATGAGCATAGTCCAGAACGCGAAATTGGTGTGTTTCCAATAACACTTACGGATGATGGATTAGCTGATGAGCATGTCAAAGGTTTTGGCACAACTCTAAATACTGGCCACTGGCATGGTGATATGCCTGGATTGACTGATAATGCAGTTGTTCTTGCTACTAGTCAAGGTTGTCCACGTCAAATTGTTCGCTTCAGTCCTAAACACTATGCCTTTCAGGCACACTTGGAGTTTGATCTTGAAGCCATTGATTTACTTATAGCTGCTGACGGTGAAGAGCATTTACGTAAGCAAAATAAAGACTTGCCTTTTGTTCAAACACCTGAACAATTACGTGCCAACGATTATTCTGAAATGAACAAAAAGTTATACGATTTTCTTGATTCATTGACTCAAGCTTAA
- the deoD gene encoding purine-nucleoside phosphorylase codes for MSIHIAAKQGEIADKILLPGDPLRAKFIAENFLEDAVCFNEVRNMFGYTGTYKGERVSVMGTGMGMPSISIYARELIVDYGVKKLIRVGTAGSLNEDVHVRELVLAQAAATNSNIIRNDWPQYDFPQIASFDLLDKAYHIAKDLGMTTHVGNVLSSDVFYSNYFEKNIELGKWGVKAVEMEAAALYYLAAQHQVDALAIMTISDSLVNPDEDTTAEERQNTFTDMMKVGLETLIAD; via the coding sequence ATGTCTATTCATATTGCTGCTAAGCAAGGAGAAATTGCTGATAAAATTCTTCTTCCAGGGGATCCATTGCGTGCGAAATTCATTGCTGAGAATTTCCTTGAGGATGCTGTATGTTTCAATGAGGTTCGTAACATGTTTGGTTACACAGGAACATATAAAGGTGAACGTGTCTCAGTAATGGGAACAGGAATGGGGATGCCATCGATCTCTATTTACGCGCGTGAGCTCATCGTTGACTATGGTGTTAAAAAATTGATCCGTGTGGGAACTGCTGGTTCATTGAACGAGGATGTTCACGTTCGTGAGTTAGTTCTAGCACAAGCCGCAGCGACAAACTCTAACATTATCCGTAATGATTGGCCACAATACGATTTCCCACAAATTGCAAGTTTCGATCTCTTGGATAAGGCTTACCATATTGCCAAAGATCTCGGTATGACAACACATGTTGGTAATGTTTTGTCTTCTGATGTTTTCTATTCAAATTATTTCGAAAAAAACATTGAGCTTGGTAAATGGGGAGTGAAGGCTGTTGAAATGGAAGCAGCAGCACTTTATTACCTTGCAGCTCAACACCAAGTAGATGCTCTTGCCATCATGACTATTTCTGATAGTTTGGTCAATCCAGATGAAGACACTACAGCTGAGGAACGTCAAAACACTTTCACTGACATGATGAAAGTTGGTCTTGAAACACTAATTGCAGACTAA
- the cpsA gene encoding LCP family glycopolymer transferase CpsA: MSSRTNRKQKRTSNRSWGMVNVGLTILYAILALVLLFTMFNYNFLSFRFLNIIITIGLLVVLAISIFLQKTKKSPLVTTSVLVIFSLVSLVGIFGFKQMIDITNRMNQTAAFSEVEMSIVVPKDSDIKDVSQLTSVQAPTKVDKNNIDTLMSALKKDKKVDVKVDDVASYQEAYDNLKSGKSKAMVLSGSYASLLESVDSNYASNLKTIYTYKIKKKNNNSAKQVDSKVFNIYISGIDTYGSISTVSRSDVNIIMTVNMNTHKILLTTTPRDAYVKIPDGGADQYDKLTHAGIYGVETSEKTLENLYGIKIDYYARINFTSFLKLIDQLGGVTVHNDQAFTSLHGKFDFPVGDIQMNSEQALGFVRERYSLDGGDNDRGKNQEKVISAIVNKLASLNSVSNFTSIVNNLQDSVQTNMSLDTINALANTQLDSGSKFTVTSQAVTGTGSTGQLTSYAMPNSSLYMMKLDDSSVESASQAIKNLMEEK; this comes from the coding sequence ATGAGTTCGCGTACGAATCGTAAGCAAAAACGTACGAGTAATAGATCGTGGGGGATGGTCAACGTTGGGTTGACCATTCTGTATGCTATTTTAGCATTGGTCTTATTATTCACAATGTTCAATTATAATTTCCTATCATTTAGGTTTTTGAACATCATTATCACCATTGGTTTGTTGGTAGTTCTTGCTATTAGCATCTTCCTTCAGAAGACTAAGAAATCACCACTAGTGACAACGTCTGTATTGGTTATCTTCTCGCTAGTTTCTCTGGTTGGTATTTTTGGTTTTAAACAAATGATTGATATCACTAACCGTATGAATCAGACGGCTGCATTTTCTGAAGTAGAAATGAGCATAGTGGTTCCTAAGGATAGTGACATCAAAGATGTTAGTCAGCTTACTAGCGTACAAGCACCAACTAAGGTTGATAAGAACAATATCGACACCTTGATGTCTGCTCTAAAGAAAGACAAAAAGGTTGATGTTAAAGTTGATGATGTTGCTTCATATCAAGAAGCATATGACAATCTTAAGTCTGGCAAATCTAAAGCTATGGTCTTGAGTGGCTCTTATGCTAGCCTACTAGAGTCTGTCGATAGTAACTATGCTTCAAATCTAAAAACAATCTATACTTATAAAATTAAAAAGAAGAATAACAATTCTGCAAAACAAGTAGATTCAAAAGTCTTCAATATTTATATTAGTGGTATTGATACCTACGGTTCAATTTCAACAGTGTCACGTTCAGATGTCAATATCATTATGACCGTTAACATGAACACACATAAGATTCTCTTGACGACCACTCCACGTGATGCGTACGTTAAGATTCCTGATGGAGGGGCAGACCAGTATGATAAATTAACCCACGCAGGTATTTATGGCGTTGAAACATCTGAAAAAACTCTGGAAAATCTTTATGGCATTAAGATTGATTACTATGCACGTATTAACTTCACATCTTTCCTTAAGTTGATTGACCAACTTGGTGGTGTGACAGTTCATAATGATCAAGCCTTCACGAGTCTTCACGGGAAGTTTGATTTCCCAGTTGGAGATATCCAAATGAATTCTGAACAAGCCCTTGGCTTTGTTCGTGAGCGTTATAGTTTGGATGGAGGAGACAATGACCGTGGTAAGAACCAAGAGAAAGTGATTTCTGCGATTGTAAACAAGTTAGCTTCACTAAATTCTGTATCAAACTTTACTTCAATCGTTAACAATCTACAAGACTCTGTTCAAACGAATATGTCTCTAGATACCATTAATGCTCTGGCCAATACACAACTTGATTCAGGTTCTAAATTTACGGTGACTTCTCAAGCAGTAACAGGTACAGGTTCAACCGGACAATTGACCTCTTATGCTATGCCAAATTCTAGTCTCTACATGATGAAACTGGATGATTCTAGTGTGGAAAGCGCCTCTCAAGCTATCAAAAATTTGATGGAGGAAAAATAA
- the cps4B gene encoding capsular polysaccharide biosynthesis protein Cps4B — protein MIDVHSHIVFDVDDGPKTLEESLDLIGESYAQGVRTIVSTSHRRKGMFETPEDKIFANFSKVKEEAEALYPDLTICYGGELYYTSDIVEKLEKNLIPRMHNTQFALIEFSARTSWKEIHTGLSNVLRAGVTPIVAHIERYDALEENADRVREIINMGCYTQVNSSHVLKPKLFGDKDKVRKKRVRYFLEKNLVHMVASDMHNLGPRPPFMKDAYAIIEKTYGTRRARNLFVENPQTLLENQYI, from the coding sequence GTGATTGACGTTCACTCACATATTGTTTTTGATGTTGATGATGGTCCTAAAACTTTAGAAGAAAGTCTTGACCTCATTGGCGAAAGCTATGCGCAAGGAGTGCGTACGATTGTTTCAACATCCCATCGTCGTAAGGGAATGTTTGAAACCCCAGAGGATAAAATCTTTGCAAACTTTTCTAAGGTAAAAGAAGAAGCAGAAGCACTTTATCCAGACTTAACTATTTGTTATGGTGGTGAACTTTATTACACCTCAGACATTGTGGAGAAGCTTGAAAAGAATCTCATTCCACGCATGCACAACACTCAATTTGCTTTGATTGAGTTTAGTGCTCGCACCTCTTGGAAAGAAATTCATACTGGGCTTAGCAATGTTTTACGAGCAGGGGTGACACCAATTGTTGCTCATATTGAGCGCTATGATGCCCTCGAAGAAAATGCTGATCGTGTTCGAGAAATCATCAATATGGGCTGCTATACTCAAGTCAATAGCTCACATGTCCTCAAACCAAAGCTCTTTGGCGATAAAGATAAAGTAAGAAAGAAACGTGTCCGTTATTTCTTGGAAAAAAATTTGGTTCATATGGTTGCTAGTGACATGCATAATCTTGGTCCAAGACCACCATTTATGAAAGATGCCTACGCTATTATTGAAAAGACTTACGGAACGCGACGTGCTCGTAACCTTTTCGTTGAAAATCCACAAACACTACTTGAAAATCAATACATATAG
- a CDS encoding capsular polysaccharide biosynthesis protein codes for MTQENTKRVEIDVLALLHKLWTKKVFILFTAFYVAVFAFLGTYFLIQPTYTSSTRIYVVNQANDGKNLSAQDLQAGTFLTKDYKEIITSNDVLSEVIKDEKLNMTEAELAKMISVNIPTDTRLISISVNAKTGQDAQTLANKVREVASEKIKNVTKVEDVTTLEEAKLPESPSSPNIKRNVLLGAVLGGFLAVVGVLVREILDDRIRRPEDVEDALGMTLLGIVPDTDKI; via the coding sequence ATGACTCAGGAAAACACGAAGCGTGTTGAAATCGACGTGCTTGCATTATTGCACAAACTTTGGACTAAAAAGGTATTTATTCTATTTACAGCCTTTTATGTCGCTGTCTTTGCCTTCTTGGGAACTTATTTCCTCATTCAACCAACGTATACGTCTTCTACACGTATCTATGTGGTTAACCAAGCTAATGATGGCAAAAACCTTTCTGCTCAAGATTTGCAGGCCGGTACATTTTTGACAAAAGACTACAAAGAAATTATTACATCAAACGATGTCTTGTCAGAAGTTATCAAAGATGAAAAATTGAATATGACAGAAGCTGAACTTGCTAAAATGATTTCAGTTAATATTCCTACTGATACTCGTCTTATCTCAATTTCAGTTAATGCTAAAACTGGTCAAGATGCGCAAACACTTGCCAATAAGGTTCGTGAAGTTGCTTCAGAAAAAATCAAAAACGTGACAAAAGTTGAAGATGTCACAACACTTGAAGAAGCTAAATTGCCAGAGTCACCATCTTCACCAAATATCAAACGTAACGTGCTTCTTGGAGCAGTGCTTGGAGGATTCCTTGCAGTTGTTGGTGTATTGGTACGTGAAATCCTAGATGATCGTATTCGCCGTCCAGAAGATGTAGAAGATGCCCTTGGAATGACACTTCTTGGAATTGTCCCTGATACAGATAAAATTTAA
- a CDS encoding tyrosine-protein kinase, translating into MPLLKLVKSKVNFAKQTEEYYNAIRTNIQFSGTQMKVIAISSVEAGEGKSTTSVNLAISFASVGLRTLLIDADTRNSVLSGTFKSNEPYKGLSNFLSGNADLNETICQTDISGLDVIASGPVPPNPTSLLQNDNFRHLMEVARSRYDYVIIDTPPIGLVIDAVIIAHQADASLLVTAAGKIKRRFVAKAVEQLEQSGSQFLGVVLNKVDMTVDKYGSYGSYGSYGEYGKKSDQKEGHSRAHRRRKG; encoded by the coding sequence ATGCCTCTATTAAAGTTAGTAAAATCTAAAGTAAACTTTGCCAAACAAACAGAAGAGTATTACAATGCCATTCGCACAAATATTCAATTTTCTGGTACACAGATGAAAGTGATTGCGATTAGCTCTGTTGAAGCTGGTGAAGGAAAATCAACGACATCTGTTAACTTGGCGATTTCATTTGCTAGTGTTGGGCTTCGAACACTTCTCATTGATGCTGATACTCGTAATTCTGTTTTGTCAGGTACATTTAAGTCAAATGAGCCTTATAAAGGTCTTTCAAATTTCCTTTCAGGAAATGCTGATCTGAATGAAACTATTTGCCAAACTGATATTTCTGGTTTGGATGTCATTGCATCTGGTCCTGTACCACCTAATCCAACAAGTCTTTTGCAAAATGACAATTTTAGACATTTGATGGAAGTTGCTCGTAGTCGTTATGATTATGTCATCATCGATACACCACCAATTGGTTTGGTCATTGATGCGGTTATTATTGCCCATCAGGCTGATGCCAGTCTTTTGGTTACAGCAGCTGGAAAAATCAAACGTCGTTTCGTAGCTAAGGCTGTTGAACAATTGGAACAAAGTGGTTCTCAGTTCTTAGGTGTCGTCCTTAATAAAGTTGATATGACAGTTGATAAGTATGGATCATATGGTTCTTACGGATCATATGGCGAGTACGGAAAAAAATCAGACCAAAAAGAAGGTCATTCAAGAGCACATCGTCGTAGAAAAGGATAG
- a CDS encoding sugar transferase, which translates to MKEKQEIRRIEIGIIQLVVVVFAAMVASKIPYTEITQGSIVLLGVVHVVSYYISSYYENLKYRGYLDELIATVKYCFVFALIATFLSFFADGNFSISRRGLLYVTLISGVLLYFTNTVLKYFRSSIYTRRKSNKNILLISDQARLENVLSRMKDNMDGRITAVCVLDNPYFTDPFIKCVKPENLIEYATHSVVDQVLINLPSEQYKIWDYASPFELMGIPVSINLNALEFMSQGEKRIQQLGPFKVVTFSTHFYSYGDILAKRFLDICGALVGLVLCGIVGIFLYPLIRKDGGPAIFAQDRVGENGRIFKFYKFRSMRVDAEEIKKNLMAQNQMSGGMFKMDNDPRITKIGHFIRKTSLDELPQFWNVLKGDMSLVGTRPPTLDEYESYTPEQKRRLSFKPGITGLWQVSGRSEITDFDEVVKLDVAYMDGWTIWRDIKILLKTIKVVVMKDGAK; encoded by the coding sequence GTGAAAGAAAAACAAGAAATTCGTCGCATTGAAATTGGTATTATACAGTTGGTTGTGGTTGTTTTTGCAGCCATGGTAGCTAGTAAAATACCTTATACAGAGATTACCCAAGGAAGCATTGTCCTTTTAGGTGTCGTACATGTAGTATCTTACTATATCAGTAGTTATTATGAAAATCTTAAGTATAGAGGCTACTTGGATGAACTCATTGCAACTGTCAAATATTGTTTCGTATTTGCTCTAATTGCAACTTTCCTCTCGTTTTTTGCAGATGGAAATTTTTCTATCTCACGTCGCGGACTTCTTTATGTTACCCTGATTTCAGGTGTTCTCTTATACTTTACAAATACTGTTCTTAAGTATTTCCGCTCTTCTATCTATACACGTCGTAAAAGTAACAAGAATATTCTCTTGATTTCTGATCAGGCACGTCTAGAAAATGTTTTGTCTCGTATGAAAGACAATATGGACGGTAGGATTACAGCAGTTTGTGTCTTGGATAATCCTTATTTCACTGATCCATTTATCAAGTGTGTTAAACCTGAAAATTTGATTGAATATGCGACACACTCAGTGGTAGACCAAGTTTTGATAAATCTGCCAAGTGAGCAGTATAAGATTTGGGATTATGCATCACCTTTTGAGCTCATGGGAATTCCAGTTTCTATTAATCTGAATGCCCTTGAATTTATGAGTCAAGGTGAAAAACGTATCCAACAATTGGGTCCTTTCAAGGTTGTTACGTTTTCAACACATTTTTATAGCTATGGAGATATCTTGGCTAAACGCTTCCTTGATATCTGTGGAGCTCTAGTAGGTTTGGTGCTCTGTGGGATTGTTGGTATCTTCCTTTATCCACTTATTCGTAAGGATGGTGGACCAGCTATTTTTGCTCAAGACCGTGTGGGTGAGAATGGACGTATCTTCAAGTTTTATAAATTCCGTTCTATGAGAGTAGATGCTGAAGAAATCAAGAAGAATTTGATGGCACAGAACCAAATGTCTGGTGGTATGTTTAAGATGGACAATGATCCACGTATTACTAAAATCGGACATTTCATTCGTAAAACGAGTCTTGATGAACTTCCACAATTTTGGAATGTTCTAAAAGGTGATATGAGCTTGGTTGGAACACGTCCACCAACATTGGATGAGTACGAATCTTATACACCGGAACAAAAACGTCGCCTCAGCTTTAAACCAGGTATTACTGGTCTTTGGCAAGTAAGCGGTCGAAGTGAAATTACGGATTTTGATGAAGTTGTAAAACTAGACGTTGCTTATATGGACGGATGGACAATCTGGCGCGATATCAAAATCTTATTGAAAACAATTAAAGTAGTAGTAATGAAGGATGGAGCAAAGTGA